A window of Mangifera indica cultivar Alphonso chromosome 13, CATAS_Mindica_2.1, whole genome shotgun sequence contains these coding sequences:
- the LOC123193971 gene encoding glucan endo-1,3-beta-glucosidase 14-like isoform X3, whose translation MPMLSLYKVLKLEFFLFYVFILSPRRMRKSLRFFLRFHFLFLFFFTTLAPKVVQAFTGTYGINYGRIANNIPSPDEVATLLRAAKIKNVRIYDADHSVLQAFSGTGLEIVVGLPNGYLKDMSANESRAMSWVKENVQSFLPGTKIVGIAVGNEVLGGDDYELWGALLGAVRNVYNSIKKLHLTDIVQITTAHSQAVFDKSYPPSSCIFRDNVAQYMKPLLDFFSQIGSPFCLNAYPFLAYMGDPENIDINYALFLSTQGIDDSNTNLHYDNMLDAQIDAAYAALEDAGFRKMEVIVTETGWASQGDDNEAAATVDNARTYNYNLRKRLAKKKGTPLRPKNVVKVYIFAIFNENLKPGPTSERNFGLFKPDGGIAYDIGYHGLKSSSADSLQK comes from the exons ATGCCTATGTTAAGCCTTTACAAAGTGCTAAAGctggaattttttttgttttatg tttttattctttcacCAAGACGTATGAGGAAAAGCTTGCGCTTCTTTCTTCGGTTTCATTTCCTGttccttttcttctttactACACTTG CACCTAAGGTGGTGCAAGCCTTCACTGGAACTTATGGAATAAATTATGGAAGGATTGCAAATAACATTCCATCACCTGATGAAGTTGCTACCCTTCTCAGGGCTGCAAAGATAAAGAATGTTCGTATTTATGATGCTGATCACAGTGTTCTCCAGGCCTTCAGTGGGACTGGACTTGAAATTGTGGTTGGACTTCCGAATGGATATCTGAAAGACATGAGTGCCAATGAGAGTCGTGCCATGAGTTGGGTTAAAGAAAATGTGCAGTCCTTCCTTCCGGGTACGAAAATTGTTGGAATTGCTGTGGGGAATGAAGTTCTGGGAGGGGATGATTATGAACTGTGGGGAGCTCTTTTAGGCGCAGTTAGAAATGTTTACAATTCTATAAAGAAGCTTCATTTAACTGACATAGTTCAGATCACCACAGCTCATTCGCAGGCTGTTTTTGATAAATCCTACCCACCCTCTTCGTGTATATTTAGAGATAATGTTGCCCAGTATATGAAGCCATTATTggattttttctctcaaattggCTCTCCTTTCTGTTTAAATGCTTACCCATTTTTGGCCTACATGGGTGATCCAGAGAATATAGATATTAATTATGCTCTTTTCCTGTCAACTCAGGGGATTGATGACTCAAATACTAATCTGCATTATGATAATATGCTTGATGCTCAGATTGATGCAGCGTATGCTGCTTTAGAAGATGCTGGATTTAGAAAGATGGAAGTTATAGTTACTGAGACTGGGTGGGCTTCACAGGGAGATGACAATGAAGCAGCTGCAACTGTTGATAATGCTAGAACATACAATTATAATCTCCGGAAAAGGCTTGCAAAGAAGAAAGGAACTCCACTTAGGCCGAAGAATGTGGTAAAGGTTTatatttttgcaatttttaatgaaaatttgaaaccgGGGCCAACTTCTGAGAGGAACTTTGGACTATTTAAGCCTGATGGGGGCATAGCATATGACATCGGATATCATGGTCTGAAATCTTCGTCTGCTGATTCATTGCAGAAG TAA
- the LOC123193971 gene encoding glucan endo-1,3-beta-glucosidase 14-like isoform X1: MPMLSLYKVLKLEFFLFYVFILSPRRMRKSLRFFLRFHFLFLFFFTTLAPKVVQAFTGTYGINYGRIANNIPSPDEVATLLRAAKIKNVRIYDADHSVLQAFSGTGLEIVVGLPNGYLKDMSANESRAMSWVKENVQSFLPGTKIVGIAVGNEVLGGDDYELWGALLGAVRNVYNSIKKLHLTDIVQITTAHSQAVFDKSYPPSSCIFRDNVAQYMKPLLDFFSQIGSPFCLNAYPFLAYMGDPENIDINYALFLSTQGIDDSNTNLHYDNMLDAQIDAAYAALEDAGFRKMEVIVTETGWASQGDDNEAAATVDNARTYNYNLRKRLAKKKGTPLRPKNVVKVYIFAIFNENLKPGPTSERNFGLFKPDGGIAYDIGYHGLKSSSADSLQKNFMRSIWKKIRRRAALNIITQRRTHFINCYQFHIWQTASHTSSHHAFLFFDRMIFLHLYIIKCLRHHTSTSKFFIFFSMNLFILSLKRQ, from the exons ATGCCTATGTTAAGCCTTTACAAAGTGCTAAAGctggaattttttttgttttatg tttttattctttcacCAAGACGTATGAGGAAAAGCTTGCGCTTCTTTCTTCGGTTTCATTTCCTGttccttttcttctttactACACTTG CACCTAAGGTGGTGCAAGCCTTCACTGGAACTTATGGAATAAATTATGGAAGGATTGCAAATAACATTCCATCACCTGATGAAGTTGCTACCCTTCTCAGGGCTGCAAAGATAAAGAATGTTCGTATTTATGATGCTGATCACAGTGTTCTCCAGGCCTTCAGTGGGACTGGACTTGAAATTGTGGTTGGACTTCCGAATGGATATCTGAAAGACATGAGTGCCAATGAGAGTCGTGCCATGAGTTGGGTTAAAGAAAATGTGCAGTCCTTCCTTCCGGGTACGAAAATTGTTGGAATTGCTGTGGGGAATGAAGTTCTGGGAGGGGATGATTATGAACTGTGGGGAGCTCTTTTAGGCGCAGTTAGAAATGTTTACAATTCTATAAAGAAGCTTCATTTAACTGACATAGTTCAGATCACCACAGCTCATTCGCAGGCTGTTTTTGATAAATCCTACCCACCCTCTTCGTGTATATTTAGAGATAATGTTGCCCAGTATATGAAGCCATTATTggattttttctctcaaattggCTCTCCTTTCTGTTTAAATGCTTACCCATTTTTGGCCTACATGGGTGATCCAGAGAATATAGATATTAATTATGCTCTTTTCCTGTCAACTCAGGGGATTGATGACTCAAATACTAATCTGCATTATGATAATATGCTTGATGCTCAGATTGATGCAGCGTATGCTGCTTTAGAAGATGCTGGATTTAGAAAGATGGAAGTTATAGTTACTGAGACTGGGTGGGCTTCACAGGGAGATGACAATGAAGCAGCTGCAACTGTTGATAATGCTAGAACATACAATTATAATCTCCGGAAAAGGCTTGCAAAGAAGAAAGGAACTCCACTTAGGCCGAAGAATGTGGTAAAGGTTTatatttttgcaatttttaatgaaaatttgaaaccgGGGCCAACTTCTGAGAGGAACTTTGGACTATTTAAGCCTGATGGGGGCATAGCATATGACATCGGATATCATGGTCTGAAATCTTCGTCTGCTGATTCATTGCAGAAG AATTTTATGAGAAGCATTTGGAAAAAGATTAGGAGAAGAGCAGCTCTGAACATCATTACACAGAGAAGAACTCATTTTATTAACTGCTACCAATTTCATATATGGCAAACTGCATCTCATACCAGCTCTCATCATGCCTTCCTGTTCTTTGACCGAATGATCTTCCTTCATCTTTATATAATCAAATGCTTGCGGCATCACActtcaacatcaaaattttttatttttttttcaatgaatctCTTTATACTAAGCCTGAAAAGACAGTAG
- the LOC123193971 gene encoding glucan endo-1,3-beta-glucosidase 14-like isoform X2, translating to MLVFILSPRRMRKSLRFFLRFHFLFLFFFTTLAPKVVQAFTGTYGINYGRIANNIPSPDEVATLLRAAKIKNVRIYDADHSVLQAFSGTGLEIVVGLPNGYLKDMSANESRAMSWVKENVQSFLPGTKIVGIAVGNEVLGGDDYELWGALLGAVRNVYNSIKKLHLTDIVQITTAHSQAVFDKSYPPSSCIFRDNVAQYMKPLLDFFSQIGSPFCLNAYPFLAYMGDPENIDINYALFLSTQGIDDSNTNLHYDNMLDAQIDAAYAALEDAGFRKMEVIVTETGWASQGDDNEAAATVDNARTYNYNLRKRLAKKKGTPLRPKNVVKVYIFAIFNENLKPGPTSERNFGLFKPDGGIAYDIGYHGLKSSSADSLQKNFMRSIWKKIRRRAALNIITQRRTHFINCYQFHIWQTASHTSSHHAFLFFDRMIFLHLYIIKCLRHHTSTSKFFIFFSMNLFILSLKRQ from the exons atg ttagtttttattctttcacCAAGACGTATGAGGAAAAGCTTGCGCTTCTTTCTTCGGTTTCATTTCCTGttccttttcttctttactACACTTG CACCTAAGGTGGTGCAAGCCTTCACTGGAACTTATGGAATAAATTATGGAAGGATTGCAAATAACATTCCATCACCTGATGAAGTTGCTACCCTTCTCAGGGCTGCAAAGATAAAGAATGTTCGTATTTATGATGCTGATCACAGTGTTCTCCAGGCCTTCAGTGGGACTGGACTTGAAATTGTGGTTGGACTTCCGAATGGATATCTGAAAGACATGAGTGCCAATGAGAGTCGTGCCATGAGTTGGGTTAAAGAAAATGTGCAGTCCTTCCTTCCGGGTACGAAAATTGTTGGAATTGCTGTGGGGAATGAAGTTCTGGGAGGGGATGATTATGAACTGTGGGGAGCTCTTTTAGGCGCAGTTAGAAATGTTTACAATTCTATAAAGAAGCTTCATTTAACTGACATAGTTCAGATCACCACAGCTCATTCGCAGGCTGTTTTTGATAAATCCTACCCACCCTCTTCGTGTATATTTAGAGATAATGTTGCCCAGTATATGAAGCCATTATTggattttttctctcaaattggCTCTCCTTTCTGTTTAAATGCTTACCCATTTTTGGCCTACATGGGTGATCCAGAGAATATAGATATTAATTATGCTCTTTTCCTGTCAACTCAGGGGATTGATGACTCAAATACTAATCTGCATTATGATAATATGCTTGATGCTCAGATTGATGCAGCGTATGCTGCTTTAGAAGATGCTGGATTTAGAAAGATGGAAGTTATAGTTACTGAGACTGGGTGGGCTTCACAGGGAGATGACAATGAAGCAGCTGCAACTGTTGATAATGCTAGAACATACAATTATAATCTCCGGAAAAGGCTTGCAAAGAAGAAAGGAACTCCACTTAGGCCGAAGAATGTGGTAAAGGTTTatatttttgcaatttttaatgaaaatttgaaaccgGGGCCAACTTCTGAGAGGAACTTTGGACTATTTAAGCCTGATGGGGGCATAGCATATGACATCGGATATCATGGTCTGAAATCTTCGTCTGCTGATTCATTGCAGAAG AATTTTATGAGAAGCATTTGGAAAAAGATTAGGAGAAGAGCAGCTCTGAACATCATTACACAGAGAAGAACTCATTTTATTAACTGCTACCAATTTCATATATGGCAAACTGCATCTCATACCAGCTCTCATCATGCCTTCCTGTTCTTTGACCGAATGATCTTCCTTCATCTTTATATAATCAAATGCTTGCGGCATCACActtcaacatcaaaattttttatttttttttcaatgaatctCTTTATACTAAGCCTGAAAAGACAGTAG